From Arachis stenosperma cultivar V10309 chromosome 2, arast.V10309.gnm1.PFL2, whole genome shotgun sequence, one genomic window encodes:
- the LOC130961362 gene encoding uncharacterized protein LOC130961362 gives MSLSKEADPTLGYLMRKDTEVKLPRPTRVKNKTPAPIQITAEQILREARERQEAEIRPPKQKIAGATELGEYRLRKRKEFEDLIRRVRRNIGVWIKYAQWEASQKDFERARSIWERALQVDYKNHALWLKYAEVEMKNKFINHARNVWDHAVTHLPRIDQLWYKYIHMEELLGNVAGARQVFERWMKWMPDQQGWLSYIKFELRYNEIERARGIFERFVQCHPRVGAWIWYAKFEMKNGEVAKARNVYERAVVKLADDEEAEQLFVAFAEFEERCKETARARCIYKFALDHIPKGRAEDLYRKLVAFEKQYGDRERIEDAIVGKRRFQYEDEVRKNPLNYDSWFDYIRLEESVGNKERIREVYERAIANVPPAEEKRFWQRYIYLWINYALYEELDAEDVDRTRDVYRECLNLIPHSKFSFAKIWLLAAQFEIRQLNLKGARQILGHAIGKAPKDKIFKKYIEIELQLGNIDRCRKLYEKYLEWLPENCYAWSKYAELERSLSETDRARAIFELAIAQPALDMPELLWKAYIDFETAEGEFERARALYERLLNRTKHLKVWISYAEFEATAIDQNSLDLTEEEQERECLQRARRVFEEALNYFRSLAPELKEERAMLLEKWLNMEAASGELGDVSLVQSKLLKKLKKRRQVTTEDGSARIGEFIDYLFPEEIQTTNLKILEVAYQWKKQKLSSGNN, from the exons ATGTCTTTGTCAAAAGAAGCAGACCCAACATTGGGTTACCTCATGCGCAAGGACACGGAGGTGAAGCTTCCACGGCCAACGCGGGTCAAGAACAAGACACCTGCTCCGATTCAAATCACAGCGGAGCAGATTCTCCGGGAGGCTCGGGAGCGGCAAGAGGCTGAGATCCGCCCGCCAAAGCAGAAGATCGCCGGTGCCACTGAGCTTGGCGAGTACCGCCTCCGCAAGCGAAAAGAGTTTGAGGACTTAATTCGGCGTGTGAGACGGAACATTGGCGTGTGGATTAAGTATGCACAGTGGGAAGCGTCTCAGAAGGACTTCGAGAGAGCACGCTCCATTTGGGAGAGAGCACTGCAAGTTGACTACAAGAACCACGCCCTTTGGCTCAAGTATGCAGAGGTGGAGATGAAGAACAAGTTCATCAACCATGCGCGAAATGTGTGGGACCACGCTGTCACCCACTTACCGAGGATCGACCAGTTATGGTACAAGTATATACATATGGAGGAACTGCTTGGCAATGTTGCTGGTGCCAGACAG GTTTTCGAGCGGTGGATGAAGTGGATGCCTGATCAGCAGGGATGGCTCTCTTACATCAAGTTTGAGCTTAGGTACAATGAAATTGAGCGAGCCAGGGGGATATTCGAGCGTTTTGTGCAGTGCCACCCTAGGGTTGGGGCATGGATTTGGTATGCCAAGTTCGAGATGAAGAATGGGGAGGTGGCAAAGGCTAGGAATGTTTATGAGAGAGCGGTGGTGAAGCTTGCTGATGATGAGGAAGCTGAGCAGCTGTTTGTTGCTTTTGCTGAGTTTGAGGAGAGATGTAAGGAGACTGCGCGTGCAAGGTGTATATATAAGTTTGCCCTTGATCATATCCCCAAGGGGAGGGCAGAAGACTTGTACCGTAAGCTTGTGGCATTTGAGAAGCAGTATGGTGACAGGGAAAGGATTGAGGATGCTATTGTCGGCAAAAGGAGGTTTCAGTATGAGGATGAAGTGAGGAAAAATCCGTTGAATTATGATTCATGGTTTGACTATATACGATTGGAGGAGAGTGTGGGCAATAAGGAAAGGATCAGGGAAGTGTATGAGAGAGCTATAGCCAATGTTCCTCCTGCAGAGGAGAAGCGATTCTGGCAGCGATACATCTATTTGTG GATTAATTATGCACTCTACGAAGAGCTTGATGCTGAAGATGTGGATCGAACAAGAGATGTATACAG GGAGTGTCTCAACTTGATACCACACAGTAAGTTTTCATTTGCAAAGATATGGCTTCTAGCAGCCCAGTTTGAAATACGTCAGCTGAATCTCAAGGGTGCTCGACAGATATTAGGACATGCCATTGGAAAGGCTCCAAAAGACAAG ATTTTCAAGAAGTATATAGAGATAGAACTGCAGCTCGGTAACATAGATAGATGCAGGAAACTATATGAAAAGTATCTGGAGTGGTTGCCTGAAAATTGCTATGCTTGGAGCAAGTATGCAGAATTGGAGAGATCTTTATCTGAGACTGATCGAGCTAGAGCAATATTCGAGCTTGCAATCGCTCAACCAGCATTGGATATGCCTGAGCTATTGTGGAAG GCATATATTGACTTTGAGACTGCAGAAGGTGAATTTGAGAGAGCAAGAGCGCTTTATGAAAGGCTTCTTAATAGAACAAAGCACTTGAAGGTATGGATAAGCTATGCGGAATTTGAGGCAACAGCAATAGATCAGAACAGTTTAGACTTGACAGAAGAAGAGCAAGAGAGGGAATGCCTTCAGCGTGCTAGAA GGGTATTTGAGGAAGCTCTTAACTACTTCAGATCGTTAGCTCCGGAACTGAAGGAGGAAAGGGCAATGCTATTGGAGAAATGGCTCAACATGGAGGCTGCTTCTGGGGAGCTTGGTGATGTTAGCTTAGTCCAGTCTAAGCTGCTGAAGAAGCTCAAAAAGAGAAGACAAGTTACTACTGAAGATGGCTCTGCCAG AATTGGGGAATTCATCGACTATTTGTTCCCTGAAGAAATTCAGACGACTAATCTTAAGATCTTAGAAGTTGCATACCAGTGGAAGAAGCAAAAGTTGTCTTCTGGCAACAACTAA